Proteins found in one Mucilaginibacter gracilis genomic segment:
- a CDS encoding single-stranded DNA-binding protein, translated as MQQITGRITADATVKTLDGGKQVVNFSIVDNDTYKPKGSSEPVKVATFFNCSYWLNANVIKVLRKGAVVRLDGRLSARGYTTNTNDIGASLDFHTSYIKVLAYSGAKEDNANVAAPVAAGKESETDDLPF; from the coding sequence ATGCAACAGATCACAGGAAGAATCACAGCAGATGCCACCGTAAAAACATTGGATGGTGGCAAACAGGTCGTCAATTTCAGCATAGTGGATAATGACACCTACAAACCAAAAGGGAGCAGCGAACCCGTAAAGGTCGCCACCTTTTTTAATTGCTCATACTGGCTCAATGCCAATGTAATTAAGGTACTCCGCAAAGGGGCGGTAGTAAGGCTTGACGGGCGGTTAAGCGCAAGAGGGTACACCACGAACACCAACGACATCGGCGCATCACTTGACTTTCATACCAGCTACATTAAAGTACTGGCCTATTCAGGCGCAAAGGAAGATAACGCCAATGTAGCCGCACCGGTAGCAGCAGGGAAAGAAAGCGAAACCGACGACTTACCATTTTAA
- a CDS encoding TerB family tellurite resistance protein: MKKIWIFTIAILLAGLMNATDSKAQTIADAIQQLALDYQKLAGLKSTLQEMYKGYDMISKGYNSVKNISKGSFDLHDAFLNGLMVVSPTVRKYPRVKDIICDQTTLISEYKSAYGSFKQDKHITTDEISYMTDVYNSLISQSLENINELSLVMADNKLRMSDNERLQMIDHIYATGHEQLTFLRSFNAQAQSVALERATDNNDHEAVKKLYGIQ; the protein is encoded by the coding sequence ATGAAAAAGATCTGGATTTTTACTATAGCTATTTTACTGGCCGGACTGATGAATGCAACGGACAGCAAGGCACAAACCATCGCCGATGCCATTCAGCAACTGGCACTGGATTATCAGAAACTGGCCGGACTGAAAAGCACCCTACAGGAAATGTACAAAGGGTACGACATGATCAGCAAGGGCTATAACTCAGTCAAAAACATATCCAAAGGCAGCTTTGATCTGCACGATGCTTTTCTAAACGGCCTGATGGTCGTTAGCCCCACTGTGCGGAAATACCCCAGAGTAAAAGACATTATCTGCGATCAAACCACGCTGATAAGCGAATACAAATCGGCCTACGGAAGTTTTAAGCAGGACAAGCACATTACTACAGACGAAATCAGCTATATGACCGATGTGTATAATAGCCTGATCAGTCAAAGCCTCGAAAACATCAATGAACTGAGCCTTGTTATGGCAGATAACAAATTGCGCATGAGCGATAATGAACGGCTGCAAATGATCGATCACATCTACGCCACCGGGCACGAACAACTTACCTTTCTACGCAGCTTCAACGCGCAGGCACAAAGCGTAGCCCTGGAACGGGCTACCGACAACAACGATCACGAGGCGGTTAAAAAACTCTACGGAATCCAATAG
- a CDS encoding ParB/RepB/Spo0J family partition protein, with amino-acid sequence MSTPIIAKKKAAVKKNGTHKTTAITAVSKEQTLPAIGKEGIFEKVAVAAIDFSPLNYRKYYSQAALDSFAGEVAVHGIISPVTLRKMPSGRYELVAGERRLRAALIAGLTELPAIIKVLTDAEVIEIQLAENLQRENPHAMEEAQAIGQMQKVHMSIEKIAGRLGKSKTFVYSRIKFLDLTEPMQEMFFADAINMQEAFDIAALSAESQQELFEQHCADWKEITNFKIHNLRYVLSRYKYDLNNAPFNIKDKKLIPNMGACTNCPFNTATLKSLFPELSKEATCTNRDCYQSKCNAQFIQMFTTEFAAQPPQALLYEWGLSDRIKKLLNSITGVAELPTYGKNEVTVINAPVKPEREDYFETGYGLEDDEYDGAEEETPEFNEAGYQIALQEYEADTEEYNQLIQSSDLFKALLVSETKVVPVLFLLGVSSAPTNNGAVVSAKEVQEAIKTGNATPELLVLEIGRLNSREQRAKELDSEKVHVNIHTAFVELNKDMNNVNALTTADLVAARLLVYQSLDWSTRSSVKDVLFNAENRELPIYEIMEKLTEQQYSYMIRKAIAGKSESKLPGNDTGEVLQKVAESAGVNIAQIEQEQQEKTDKRTEKLQQRISDLQKKIDILERTRPTGEELETDKNQ; translated from the coding sequence ATGTCAACTCCAATAATAGCGAAAAAGAAAGCAGCCGTTAAAAAGAATGGCACCCATAAGACAACCGCAATAACAGCGGTATCGAAAGAACAAACCCTCCCTGCCATTGGCAAGGAGGGTATATTTGAGAAGGTGGCAGTAGCTGCAATAGATTTCAGCCCCCTGAATTACCGTAAATACTATTCACAGGCAGCACTTGACAGCTTCGCCGGGGAAGTAGCAGTACATGGCATTATCAGCCCTGTAACCTTGCGTAAAATGCCATCGGGCCGGTATGAACTCGTAGCAGGAGAACGGAGGTTAAGGGCGGCATTGATCGCAGGACTTACTGAATTACCCGCCATTATCAAAGTGCTGACCGATGCAGAGGTTATCGAGATACAGTTAGCCGAAAACCTGCAACGGGAAAACCCGCACGCGATGGAAGAAGCGCAGGCCATCGGGCAAATGCAAAAAGTGCATATGTCCATTGAAAAAATCGCCGGACGTTTGGGTAAATCAAAGACCTTTGTTTATAGCCGCATCAAATTTTTAGACCTGACCGAGCCGATGCAGGAAATGTTTTTTGCAGATGCCATTAATATGCAGGAAGCCTTTGATATTGCCGCTCTTTCTGCCGAGTCGCAGCAGGAACTTTTTGAACAGCATTGCGCAGACTGGAAGGAAATCACAAATTTTAAAATTCACAACCTGCGGTATGTGCTCTCCCGATATAAATATGACCTGAATAATGCGCCGTTTAATATCAAGGATAAAAAGTTAATCCCGAATATGGGAGCCTGCACGAATTGCCCTTTCAATACAGCCACATTAAAAAGCCTGTTTCCCGAACTATCAAAAGAAGCAACCTGCACCAACAGAGACTGCTACCAGTCCAAATGCAATGCACAGTTTATACAAATGTTTACCACCGAATTTGCAGCGCAGCCGCCGCAAGCCCTGCTTTATGAATGGGGGCTTAGTGACCGGATTAAAAAGCTACTGAATAGCATAACAGGCGTAGCGGAATTGCCAACGTATGGAAAGAATGAAGTGACCGTTATCAACGCCCCTGTGAAGCCCGAAAGGGAAGACTATTTTGAAACGGGTTATGGTTTGGAAGATGATGAATACGATGGAGCGGAAGAAGAAACGCCTGAATTTAATGAAGCCGGTTATCAGATTGCATTACAGGAGTACGAGGCAGACACAGAAGAATATAACCAACTGATACAATCCAGCGACCTGTTTAAAGCCTTGCTTGTTTCAGAAACAAAGGTAGTTCCCGTCCTGTTTTTGCTTGGTGTCTCCTCAGCTCCCACCAATAACGGTGCAGTAGTATCTGCCAAAGAAGTGCAGGAAGCGATTAAAACCGGAAACGCCACCCCTGAACTATTGGTTTTGGAGATCGGGCGGCTAAACAGCAGGGAGCAAAGGGCAAAGGAGCTCGATAGCGAAAAGGTACATGTGAACATACATACTGCATTTGTCGAATTGAACAAGGACATGAATAATGTAAACGCGCTGACCACTGCCGACCTTGTAGCGGCAAGATTGCTTGTTTATCAGTCCCTTGACTGGTCAACCCGCAGTTCTGTAAAAGATGTGCTGTTCAATGCTGAAAACAGGGAGCTACCCATTTACGAAATCATGGAAAAGCTAACCGAGCAGCAATACAGCTACATGATCCGCAAGGCCATAGCGGGTAAATCAGAAAGCAAGTTGCCCGGCAACGACACCGGCGAGGTATTGCAGAAAGTGGCGGAAAGTGCAGGGGTAAATATTGCGCAGATCGAACAGGAACAGCAGGAAAAAACAGACAAACGCACCGAAAAACTGCAACAGCGTATCTCCGACCTGCAAAAGAAAATAGACATATTGGAACGCACCCGCCCAACAGGTGAAGAACTGGAAACAGACAAAAACCAATAA
- a CDS encoding J domain-containing protein, whose translation MKKGFLDGYKTYDTSNGYGNAKQWWQSFNQRMSKEDAEEILSSQAETPHSILGVAISATQAEIKKAFRSKINEWHPDRNQHRLQEAEEQSKKIIAAYSILTT comes from the coding sequence ATGAAAAAGGGATTTTTGGACGGTTACAAAACCTACGATACATCAAACGGCTATGGGAACGCCAAACAATGGTGGCAATCTTTTAACCAACGAATGAGCAAAGAAGATGCGGAAGAAATTTTAAGCAGCCAGGCTGAAACACCGCACAGCATTTTAGGGGTAGCAATCAGCGCAACACAGGCCGAAATTAAAAAGGCATTCCGTAGCAAAATTAACGAATGGCATCCCGACCGTAACCAACACCGCCTACAGGAAGCAGAGGAACAAAGTAAAAAAATCATTGCGGCTTATTCCATACTCACCACATAA
- a CDS encoding DUF6908 domain-containing protein: MKTLNENSAKIFCRLIDKMNGKQHLKIVNEPYMPLTIEQIGEGIGTPWGDGVLYSLCHYYEQNGDLMQDPEMCFVVVDKRGNDSTAWEHVEIVPYRFEQANLAIYQQSVIIKDNRLAKFHRVQQADHAEFANIWLSNIEQQRFI; the protein is encoded by the coding sequence ATGAAAACATTAAATGAAAATAGCGCCAAAATATTTTGCAGGCTCATAGACAAAATGAACGGAAAGCAGCACCTTAAAATCGTTAATGAACCCTATATGCCGCTTACCATTGAACAAATAGGCGAGGGCATCGGTACGCCGTGGGGCGATGGTGTTTTATATAGTCTATGCCATTATTATGAGCAAAACGGCGACCTGATGCAAGACCCTGAAATGTGTTTTGTTGTAGTAGACAAAAGAGGCAATGACTCAACCGCATGGGAGCATGTCGAAATTGTACCCTATAGATTTGAACAGGCTAATCTTGCCATCTATCAACAAAGTGTTATCATAAAAGATAACCGCCTTGCCAAATTTCACCGGGTGCAACAGGCAGACCATGCGGAGTTTGCCAATATATGGCTCTCCAACATAGAGCAGCAGCGATTTATTTAA
- the traM gene encoding conjugative transposon protein TraM — MKQTNEKQKKLLLMLPLLVLPFITLLFWALGGGKTAQAQSATAQVGGLNMKVPGAKLKNDSLENKLGFYEQAQKDSLKNQQARKDDPYYKADTTRQPGDTVKRFDTGIAPKTGTIGRSFTTRSLSNSSASLAANEQQINQRLSALNRQISQPSPTVQQQANSAGSNDSEAEIRRLQAIIQKSGTSGAADPQMDQISTMLDKIQEIQNPALVRQKLKAQSEKERGIAFPVSGTADAVDQTIIPNHADTPDNRITYFDTPRGNGFYDLDNNSTNNATDNAIEAVVHETRTLTTGSTIKLRLLQDIYINGRLIPKSTFVFGSCSVEGERLNIDIRTISVHNSVFPVSMKVFDRDGIPGICVPGAIGRDAAKDGVDQAMQSYDPLGYSPSVGAQAASAGIQVAKGFFSKKVKLVKVTVKAGYNVLLLNNNQLNN; from the coding sequence ATGAAACAGACAAATGAAAAGCAGAAAAAACTATTACTGATGCTGCCCTTACTGGTATTACCTTTTATCACCCTCTTGTTCTGGGCGCTCGGCGGCGGTAAAACAGCGCAAGCGCAATCGGCAACAGCGCAGGTGGGCGGATTAAATATGAAAGTGCCCGGCGCTAAACTGAAAAACGACAGCCTTGAAAACAAACTGGGCTTTTACGAGCAGGCACAAAAAGATTCACTGAAAAACCAGCAGGCCCGTAAAGACGATCCCTATTATAAAGCCGATACTACACGGCAGCCCGGCGATACGGTGAAACGCTTTGATACCGGCATAGCACCGAAAACCGGCACCATAGGCCGCAGCTTTACCACGCGCAGCCTGAGTAATTCAAGCGCCAGCCTGGCGGCCAATGAGCAGCAGATCAATCAACGACTGTCTGCATTAAACCGGCAGATCAGCCAACCCTCACCCACGGTACAACAGCAGGCGAATAGCGCAGGCAGCAACGATTCAGAAGCGGAGATCAGGCGGTTGCAGGCCATCATCCAAAAATCAGGAACATCAGGTGCCGCCGACCCGCAAATGGACCAGATAAGTACGATGCTCGATAAGATACAGGAGATACAAAATCCGGCGCTGGTACGTCAAAAACTGAAAGCACAATCGGAAAAAGAAAGAGGCATCGCCTTTCCTGTCAGCGGAACCGCTGATGCGGTAGATCAAACGATCATTCCCAATCATGCCGACACCCCTGATAACCGTATTACCTATTTTGATACCCCGCGCGGCAATGGCTTTTATGACCTCGATAATAACAGCACCAACAATGCTACTGATAATGCCATCGAAGCTGTAGTACATGAGACCCGAACCTTAACGACCGGATCGACCATCAAGCTGAGGCTCTTGCAGGACATTTATATCAATGGCCGGCTCATACCCAAAAGCACTTTCGTATTCGGCTCCTGCTCGGTCGAAGGGGAACGGCTGAATATCGACATCAGGACGATCAGCGTCCATAACTCGGTATTCCCGGTATCAATGAAAGTATTTGACCGGGACGGCATTCCCGGTATCTGCGTACCCGGAGCCATTGGCAGGGATGCGGCCAAAGACGGTGTGGATCAGGCGATGCAATCCTACGACCCGCTGGGTTATAGTCCTTCGGTCGGCGCACAGGCGGCCAGTGCGGGCATACAGGTAGCCAAAGGATTTTTCAGCAAGAAAGTAAAGCTGGTCAAAGTCACCGTGAAAGCAGGTTACAATGTCCTGTTGCTTAACAACAATCAACTCAATAATTAA
- the traJ gene encoding conjugative transposon protein TraJ — protein MKKQTQKIAIMAITATLLPLLSRAQDPASGIQNMQSVLNTLYDQMIPMCSQLIGIGQGIAGFAALWYIAARVWKHIAAAEPVDFYPLLRPFVLGFCILTFPTVIALINGVLSPTVNATSAMVNNTNQAVRNILNGQEQANTQPPAPTNMNGNPDKWYQYAHPDNSAPSGTNTSPFADMFSDFGFKNMIKKMIFEILNVLFQAAALCIDVIRTFKLIVLAILGPLCFGMSVFDGFQHTAKQWLARYVNVYMWLPVANIFGAIIAKIQLNMVQFHQSDVVTGRGFDETNTLYLMFMVIGIIGYLTVPGIANYIINVGGHALFSKTSAIASMAITYGGGQALQGMMAGKAAAPPVTPASSTDKGEDNAHLKDRLSGNT, from the coding sequence ATGAAAAAACAGACTCAAAAGATTGCCATAATGGCAATCACAGCCACGCTTTTGCCCTTACTTTCCCGTGCACAGGACCCGGCATCCGGCATCCAGAACATGCAAAGCGTATTGAATACGCTTTATGATCAGATGATACCGATGTGCAGCCAGCTGATCGGCATAGGGCAGGGCATTGCCGGATTTGCGGCACTCTGGTACATAGCTGCACGGGTATGGAAACATATAGCAGCAGCAGAACCGGTAGATTTTTATCCTTTGCTGCGCCCGTTTGTACTGGGCTTTTGCATCCTGACATTCCCCACGGTCATCGCTCTGATAAACGGTGTACTGTCTCCTACGGTCAACGCGACCTCAGCTATGGTAAACAATACGAATCAGGCTGTGCGGAATATCCTCAACGGGCAGGAACAGGCCAATACACAGCCACCGGCGCCGACCAATATGAATGGCAACCCTGATAAGTGGTACCAGTATGCACACCCCGATAATTCCGCTCCATCAGGGACAAATACCAGCCCCTTTGCAGATATGTTCAGCGACTTCGGATTTAAAAACATGATCAAGAAAATGATATTCGAGATACTCAATGTGCTGTTTCAGGCGGCAGCGCTCTGCATTGACGTAATACGGACTTTTAAGCTCATCGTACTGGCAATCCTCGGCCCGCTCTGCTTTGGAATGAGTGTTTTTGATGGATTTCAGCATACCGCAAAGCAATGGCTGGCAAGATATGTCAATGTCTATATGTGGCTTCCGGTAGCCAATATTTTCGGCGCGATCATCGCCAAAATTCAACTCAACATGGTCCAGTTCCACCAAAGTGATGTAGTTACGGGAAGGGGATTTGATGAGACCAATACCCTTTACCTGATGTTTATGGTCATCGGCATTATCGGCTATCTGACCGTTCCCGGTATCGCCAATTACATTATCAATGTCGGAGGCCACGCTCTGTTCAGCAAAACAAGCGCTATCGCTTCTATGGCGATCACTTACGGAGGCGGTCAGGCCTTGCAGGGAATGATGGCGGGCAAAGCCGCAGCACCTCCGGTTACCCCTGCATCCTCAACCGACAAAGGGGAAGACAACGCGCACCTTAAAGATCGTCTTTCAGGGAATACATAA
- a CDS encoding J domain-containing protein, protein MKFFNECSTLDEVKATYKKLAMQFHPDRGGDTATMQEINREYAYASAKVIKGANLSQEETEHEIRFSEEYRKIIEQIIHLPGILIELVGLWIWVTGDTRPVKAELKAAGLFYASKKQAWYYRSADLKEFRGGKKSLDEIRNKYGSEVVNNNKRNTRYAINQSR, encoded by the coding sequence ATGAAATTTTTTAATGAGTGCAGCACATTGGACGAAGTAAAAGCCACTTACAAAAAACTGGCGATGCAGTTCCATCCCGACAGGGGCGGCGATACCGCCACCATGCAGGAAATCAACAGAGAATACGCTTATGCCTCCGCAAAAGTCATAAAGGGCGCAAACCTTTCACAGGAGGAAACAGAGCATGAAATCAGGTTTTCCGAAGAGTACCGCAAAATAATAGAACAGATAATCCACCTTCCCGGCATATTGATCGAACTGGTCGGCCTGTGGATATGGGTTACAGGCGATACCCGTCCCGTAAAGGCTGAACTAAAGGCAGCAGGTCTATTTTATGCCTCCAAAAAACAAGCGTGGTATTACCGCAGCGCAGATTTAAAAGAGTTCCGGGGCGGTAAAAAATCACTCGATGAAATCAGGAACAAATACGGCAGCGAAGTAGTGAACAATAATAAAAGGAATACACGCTATGCCATTAATCAATCACGCTAA
- a CDS encoding conjugal transfer protein TraI, whose protein sequence is MKKRIIYFGTTLLLLFVLPQQKADAQIIDLINQAIIKAINAIDIKVQQVQNQTIMLQNAEKQLENKMSLGNLNDISGWLDKEKNLYADYYNELQQVKTVIADFNEVKRITTQQAQLVSEYKSAYSLFKQDKHFSSDEIGYMGQVYSGILQESVRNLDEVLLAVNSFGTQMSDAERLLLVHQASGGIQKNLNDLRQFNNNNTQVAMQRAKDQNDLQSIRALYGIQ, encoded by the coding sequence ATGAAAAAACGGATTATTTATTTCGGAACAACCCTGCTCCTGTTATTCGTGTTGCCACAGCAAAAAGCGGACGCACAAATTATCGACCTCATTAATCAGGCGATCATTAAGGCGATTAACGCTATTGATATCAAAGTGCAGCAGGTACAAAACCAAACCATCATGCTTCAAAATGCCGAAAAGCAACTGGAAAACAAAATGTCGCTCGGCAATCTCAATGACATATCCGGTTGGCTGGATAAGGAAAAAAACCTGTATGCCGATTACTATAATGAATTGCAGCAGGTAAAAACGGTGATTGCGGATTTTAACGAGGTTAAGCGCATCACTACGCAGCAGGCCCAATTGGTCAGCGAGTATAAATCGGCCTACAGCCTCTTCAAACAGGATAAACATTTTTCAAGCGATGAGATCGGCTACATGGGTCAGGTCTATTCCGGCATCCTGCAGGAAAGTGTACGCAACCTCGACGAGGTATTATTAGCGGTCAATTCTTTCGGTACACAAATGAGCGATGCAGAACGGCTGTTGCTGGTGCATCAGGCATCGGGCGGCATACAGAAAAATTTAAATGACCTGCGACAATTCAACAACAATAATACCCAGGTAGCTATGCAGCGGGCCAAAGACCAAAACGACCTGCAATCCATCCGGGCTTTATACGGCATACAATAA
- the traK gene encoding conjugative transposon protein TraK, which produces MFQQLKNIDTAFKHIKAFSLVLIAACTAICAFTVFKSYQFVSNAQSHIYILANGKALEAMSAERKDNIPVEAKDHVRMFHYYFFNLDPDEKVIIANITKALYLADNSAEKMYNDLKEQGYYADLMSGNISQQVSIDSVNVDINQYPYYFRCYAKEKIIRTSSIVTRSLITAGYLRNVARSDNNPHGFLIEKWNTLENKDLKTENR; this is translated from the coding sequence ATGTTCCAGCAACTCAAAAATATCGATACCGCTTTTAAGCACATCAAAGCGTTCAGTTTGGTGCTCATCGCGGCCTGTACGGCTATCTGTGCATTTACCGTATTCAAGAGCTACCAGTTCGTCAGCAATGCGCAAAGCCACATTTACATTCTCGCCAACGGCAAAGCCCTCGAAGCCATGAGCGCAGAACGCAAAGACAATATTCCCGTAGAGGCCAAAGATCACGTCCGCATGTTTCATTACTATTTCTTCAACCTCGACCCGGACGAAAAAGTGATCATTGCCAATATCACCAAAGCTCTTTATCTCGCGGATAATTCCGCTGAGAAAATGTATAACGACCTGAAAGAACAGGGTTATTATGCTGATCTCATGTCCGGCAACATCAGTCAGCAGGTAAGCATCGACAGTGTAAACGTGGACATTAACCAATACCCTTATTATTTCCGCTGTTACGCCAAAGAAAAGATCATCCGTACATCCTCCATTGTAACCCGCAGCCTGATCACAGCCGGTTACCTGCGCAACGTTGCCCGTTCGGACAACAATCCTCATGGCTTCCTGATCGAGAAGTGGAATACGCTTGAAAATAAAGACCTGAAAACTGAAAACCGATGA
- the traN gene encoding conjugative transposon protein TraN, with amino-acid sequence MKKLITAILMYVVLPCLSMAQTVKNFDSSAIISPYRIQISDQKTLMILFPTAVKSVDRGSRYVLAEKVKDAENVIKLKADHQGIPESNLSVITADGKLYSFIVTTTTDLPTQAIDLHQQELRERSAVRFSGESLNETQVRDISARATLVKPFMNVKDKNDQMKMKLEGIYLANDVMFYRLRVNNKSHINYTVDFIRFYIRDRKKVKRMAVQEQEITPLACYPGDTLTVNGNSHRTIVMAFKKFTIADNKNLAVELYEKNGDRHLAMTLDGKEILKARPVTR; translated from the coding sequence ATGAAAAAGCTCATTACCGCCATACTTATGTATGTAGTGTTACCGTGCCTGTCAATGGCACAAACCGTTAAAAATTTTGATTCTTCGGCGATCATCAGTCCCTACCGCATTCAGATCAGCGACCAGAAAACATTAATGATCCTTTTCCCAACAGCCGTAAAAAGCGTCGACCGGGGAAGCCGCTATGTGCTGGCCGAAAAGGTAAAGGACGCGGAAAATGTGATCAAGCTGAAAGCCGACCATCAGGGCATACCCGAAAGTAACCTGAGCGTTATTACCGCAGATGGCAAGCTATACAGCTTTATAGTCACTACGACTACCGACTTACCTACACAGGCTATCGACCTCCACCAGCAGGAATTACGGGAACGTTCAGCAGTGCGCTTTTCAGGAGAAAGCCTGAACGAAACACAGGTAAGGGATATTTCAGCCCGTGCTACGCTGGTTAAGCCCTTTATGAATGTCAAGGACAAAAACGATCAGATGAAAATGAAACTGGAAGGTATCTACTTAGCTAACGATGTGATGTTTTACCGCTTACGGGTCAATAATAAATCACACATCAATTATACCGTAGACTTTATCCGCTTTTATATCCGCGACCGCAAAAAGGTGAAACGCATGGCGGTACAGGAGCAGGAGATCACGCCGCTTGCTTGTTATCCGGGCGACACCCTGACTGTTAACGGTAATAGCCACCGGACTATCGTCATGGCCTTTAAAAAATTCACTATTGCCGACAATAAGAACCTTGCTGTTGAACTGTATGAAAAAAATGGCGACCGTCATTTAGCTATGACACTGGACGGCAAAGAAATATTAAAAGCAAGACCGGTTACCAGGTAG